The genomic window CCAGAGGAGCGGGTTCTGGCCGACGAGGCTATAGCTGTTGAGGACGATGAAGGAGTCGGAGTTGTAGTCGAGGTTCTTCTGGTAGTGGAGCTCGACCCCCGCATCGACGAGATTGTGGAGGCGCAGCTCTCCCAGGAGGGCTTTGCCTTCTTTTGGCTCTTCTTGAGCTTCGGCGTGCGGGATGTCAAAGGTGAGCCGGCACTCGGTTCGGTTGTCGATCTCGTAATCTCCGCGGCAAGATTCGCTATAGAAGATCGGGTGAAGAATCCACTGGTCGTCGTGATACCAGAAGAAGGTGTTGTTGATGATCTGGAGGTCCTCGTTGACCTGGATCTTTTGAATCACCTGCATGAGCCCCGTGGTGCCGTATCCGCCGTCGGTCGGGTTAAGGAGCACATCGCGGCGGCTGATGCCAACGGGCGCACCAAGATAGGTGGCCGCTCCGGGATTATTGACCAAGCCCGTCGTGGCTTGAGAGGGTGGAAGCGCTCCGGGGAGGTAGAGGCCGCTATCGATCAGGGACTGGGTCGGCCGGTTGATCATCCCCCACATGGGCGTGTAGTCATAGGTGCCAAGATCTCCGTAGAAGTCGACCGTGTACGACTCGTCGGGATGATAGCCCAGGGCGAGATAAAAGTTCTGCTGATCGTTGCGCTGGTACTGATAGTAGCTTCCGTTTTCCTGGCCCATGTAACTGAAGCGGTAGCCCAGCTTCTTGTCCTTGTCGATCGGCCCGCCAATATCCGCCCCCCACATGTATTCCTGGTACATTCCCATCGTATCCCAGAGATACCCTCGAAACTGATCGAAGTAGGGCTGCTTGGTCGTATAGTTCACGTATCCGCCGGAGACCTGAGTCGCGCCGAAGACGGCGTTGGATGGGCCTTCGACGAGATCCATCGACTCCACCATGTTGTAATTCCACGGGATATTCTGCTCGCTGTTGTTGTTGAGCGTCTCCTCGATCCCGTTGATCAAGGTGAGCCCGTTGCGGCCGCGGATCGTGGGTGAGCTCGCGATTCCATAGTTGATCTGGGTAAGTGCGGCGGGGGCGAGCATGGCGGTGGAGAGCGGATCCAGATAGCCGAACTGACCGATCCCTGCGGACTGCGCAAGCCCTCGAGAGATCGGAACCACGTTACGGGGCGTGTCCATGACGTCGATCGGAATTCCATAGACCGACGAGTTGGGCTGCGCACTCGGAACGATGCTCTCCTCCGTGCCTACTCCCGTCACCGTCACCGCGGGCAGGGTGACGGGTTGGGAGCCGGAAGGAGGCGTTCCTGGTGAAAGAGCGGCGGGCTTGGCCTTCTGAGAGGCGGAAGGGAGCGGGTCGTCCTCCGTCGAGAGGCTCGGATCGGTTGCCGAGAAGGCGACTTGGCCCAAGAGGAGCCAAGAGAGAATTGCGATACAAAGGGAGAGAGAAGGCCAGGCAGAGCAAGGGTCTTTCATAGCTTTCGTTAGTAATGTTTACGTTACGTAAGGAAGCAAAAAGCATTCCACACTTTCCATTCAATCCGGAATTTCAGGCCGAATTCGTTTCGCCCGCTCGGAGCGCGTCTTCGAGGGCGTGCCAGGAGAGCATCGCGCAGCTCACCCGCTGCGGGAAGCGCCGGACCCCCGCGAGGGCGGCGAGGTCTCCCGAAAGCTGGTCTTGGGGCTCGGAAGCGCCGGTGAGCAGCCGCCGGACGCTGGCAACAAGCTGCAGGGCCTCCTCGATGCGCTTCCCGCGAACGGCCAGGGTCAGGAGGGAAGCCGAAGCGGTGGAGATGGCGCAGCCCGACCCGCTGAAGCGGATCTCCTCGATCCTTTTCTCGGGGGAGATCCGGAGAGAGAGTCGGACCGCATCTCCGCAGCTCACGTTCTTGGCCGCAGCCGATCGGTCGCATCCTTGGAGATCGCCGAAGTTGCGCGGATGCCGAGCGTGATCGAGGATCGCCTCCCGGTAGAGTTCGTCGAGCTCCATCGCTGCCGTGCGTCCTCCTTGCATTCCCCGCTATCCCGCGAAATAGCGGCGCGTCTTTTCGACGGCCTCGACCAGCCGGTCGACCTCCTCTCGAAGATTGTAGAGGTAGAAGCTCGCGCGGGCCGTGGCGGCGAGCCCGAGCTTGCGGAGCAGCGGCTGGTTGCAGTGGTCTCCGGCGCGCAGTGCCAAGCCTTCCTGATCGAGGAAGGCCACTAGATCGTGCGCATGCACTCCTTCGAGCACGAAGCTGACGATTCCGGCCCGATGGTCGCGGGGCCCAAGAATCCGGATGCCGGGAATCGAGGCGAGGCCGGAGGCCGCGTAGGCGGCCAGGGAGGATGTATGCTTCTCCACCATGTCGAGCCCGACGGACTGGAGGTAGTCGATCGCGGCCCGGAGGCCGATGGCGCCGCCGATATTGGGCGTGCCTGCTTCGAAACGGTGCGGGGGAGCCTTCCAGCTGCTCTGGTCGAGCCGGACCTCGGCGATCATCTCCCCACCGGTTTGATAGGGAGGAAGGGCGGACAAGAGCTCCTGCCGGCCGTAGAGAATGCCGATTCCGGTCGGAGCGCACATCTTATGGCCAGAAAAGGCGAGAAAGTCGCAGCCGATCTCCCGCACGCTCAGACGCTGGTGGCCCGCGCTCTGCGCGGCATCGACAAGTGTCAAGAGGCCGAGCGACCGCGCCCGGGCGCAGATCTCCGCGGCCGGATTGACCTTGCCCAGGGAGTTGGAGACATGGGTGAAGGCGAGCAGCCGAACCCGGTGTCTTTTGGCCATTTCCTCGATCCGGTTCCAGTCGACGGTTCCCTGCTCGTCCTCGACGGGGAGGAAAGAGAGGCGAATCCCCAAGGAGCCGAGCATCTGCCAAGGGATGAGGTTGGCGTGGTGCTCCATTTCCGTGAGGAGCACTCCGTCCCCGCGCTGGAGCAGGGAGCGGCCGGCCGTGGAAGCGAGGAGGTTGATCGCCTCGGTCGTTCCCCGGGTGAAGACGATCTCTTCGGGCGAGGCCGCCCCGATAAAATCCGCAACGCGTCGCCGGGAGGATTCGAACGCTTCGGTTGCCCGGATGCTCAGATCGTAGAGACCCCGGTGGACGTTGGCGTAATCCTTCTCGTAGAAGCTGCGGACGGTGTCGAGAACGGCTTTGGGCTTCTGCGTTGTCGCGGCGTTGTCGAGATAGGCGAGCGGATGGCCATGCGCGGCCTGGGAAAGAGCGGGGAAATCGGTGCGAAGCTCTTCCGGCGGGCGCATGCCGTGGGAAGATACGGCGAAGCGCTCTCCTGCACAAGGGGAAGGAGGGGCCTCCCTCAAGGCGCTTGGGCTTGGTGGAGCGGCAACAGATCTCCTTCCTTAGCTCCGCTGGCTCCCTGGGAGCAGGCAGAGGCCGCCCATCAGAGGCGGATCGAGGTTTGCGTCGAAGGTCCATGCATCGGATGCGATTGCGAGCATTGACATCGAGAAAGCGCCGGGGTAGCTATTTGGACATGGCTTCAACATTAGAGACAATCCTGGATGCCAATCGGCGATATGCGGAAGGCTTTGGGGAAAAGTGCAACCTGGCGATGCCGCCAGCGCGGCGTTTTGCAATCCTCACCTGCATGGATGCGCGGCTCGACCCGGCCAAGTTTGCGGGCTTGGCGGAGGGGGATGCCCATGTGGTCCGCAATGCCGGGGGGAGGGCGAGTGACGATGCAATCCGCTCCCTTGTCATCTCGTATAAGCTGCTGGGAACCCGGGAATGGTTCGTCATCCACCATAGCGATTGCGGAATGGAGACCTTTTCGGATGAGGTGATGCGCGGATTGCTCGCGAAGAGCCTCGATCACGCGGTGCTGGAAGCCGATGGATGGCATGACCGAGGATCGGGCCCAGGCACTTCGGAAGGGCAGTATATCGACTGGCTGACGATTCGGAACCAGGAGGAGAGCGTCCTGGAGGATGTCCGGCGCCTCCGCGGGCATCCGCTGGTCCCCCCGTGGATTCCCATCTACGGCTTTATCTACGATGTGCGCTCCGGCGGCCTGCTCCCTGTCCCGGCGGCAACCAAGCTGGGAAGCGCCAAATAGCCTAGCCGAAGGGGTGGCCCTCTTCTCTTCGCGGCAGGGGGGTTAGGTCCGCAGAGAGCTTTTCGGGCTCAAGGGAGGCGCGCCCGGAACGGATGAGCGCCCGGGTCTGCCGGGCGATCATCCGTTCCTCGTCGGTGGGGACGACTCGGATCTCGACCGGGCTTGCCTCGGAGGAGATGACGGGCTCGTTCTTCTGGTTCCTCTCGGGATCGAGCTGGAGGCCAAGGAAGCCGAGCGGGGAGCAGATCCGCTCGCGAATCTCGGGCGCATGCTCGCCAATCCCGCCCGAGAAGACCAGGAGGTCGAGTCCTCCCAGCGCGGCGGCCAGGGAGCCGAGGAACTTGCGAGCCTGATAACAGAAGATCTCGACCGCGGCGGCTGCTTTCTCGTCGCTCGCCTCGGCGCAGAGGAGGTCGCGCATCTCGCCCGAGCGCTCGGAGAGGGCGAGGAGCCCCGACTCCTCGGAAAGCAGCCGTGCAACCGTGGTGAGGCGAAGGCCCCGCTCGCGCAGCAGGTAGAGGACGATCCCCGGGTCGAGATCGCCGCAGCGGGTGCCCATCACGAGCCCCGAGGTCGGCGTGAAGCCCATCGTGGTGTCGACGCTCTTCCCTTCGCGAACGGCGGTCATGCTCGCCCCTCCGCCGAGATGGGCGAGCACGATGCGGCCCCGTGCCCGCTCCGTTGGGAGGATCGTCTGGAGGACGGAGAGGAGATATTCGCAGGAGATCCCGTGGAAGCCGTAACGCACCAGGCCCTCCCTCCGAAGAGAGAGGGGTAGGGCGTAGGTCCGCGCCCAAGGAGGCATCGACCGGTGGAAGGCCGTGTCGAAGCAGCCGACCTGGGGGAGGTCCGGTTGGAGCTTCCGAATGGAACGGACCGCCTCGAGCTCGTGCGGGAGATGCTCGGGGGCTAGCCCAGAGAGATCCTGAAGCTTCTGGAGGACGGGGGAGGTGAGCAGCCGGGGAGCGCCGAAAGTGGGGCCGCCATGGACGAGGCGGTGGCCGACGGCGTCGAGGCCGCTCGTCGGAGAGACCGATTCGAGCCAGGAAAAGAAGCGGGCAAGCCCGGCCCGGTGATCGGGGAGAGGCAGGCGTTCCTGCCAGACCGTGGTCCCTTGCGCATCGTGGGCTTCGCAAAGCCCCTCACCGGCTCCTAGGTGCTCGAGCTTCCCGGAGAGGAGCCGCCGCTCCAAGGAAGCCATCTGGAAAAGAGCGAACTTGAGGCTCGTCGACCCGCTGTTGATCGTGAGGATCTTGTCAGGGTCAGCCATCGCACTTCCTTCGAGACCTTCCGCGCCTGCGGGGTTAGAGGCCCGGGAAAACGGTCCGGGCTCTCCGTTTGCGCTGATCGAGGGCCCCGTGGATCAGCAGAAACTCTCCAATGTTCTCCAAGGAGAGGAGGCCTGCGAGCTCCCCGTTGTGCATGACGACCGCCGAGCGCTGCCCCAGCTGCTGGAGGCGGGCGATCGCCACATCCGCCATCTCCGAGGCGTCCACCGTGAGGAAGTCGCGATTCATCACCCCTTCTACGGGACTCTCTTCGCCGAAGCGGGAGAGCCCTTCCACGAGATTGTTTCGGGTGAGGATGCCGACGACGGTCCGGTCGGAGACCACAGGGAAGTCGAGGTGGTAGCCAGCCAGGAGGTGATGGACCGCGATCCGGAGGGGGTCATCGGGGCCGAGCGTGTGAAACTCGGTCATCATCAGGTGGCTGACGGGGATCGCACCGAGGACCGATCGTACCTGGACGAGGCTCGCTTCCTGGGCGGCTCCCATCCAGACGAAGAGGGCGATGAAGAGCAGGAAAGGATTATGGCCGAAGAAGCCATAGATGCCAAAAAAGAGCGCCATTCCCTGCCCGACCGCTGCGGCGATCTGGGTGGCTCGGACGGCGTCCATCCGGGAAGCGAGCAGGGCCCGCAGCACGCGGCCTCCGTCCATCGGGAAGGCGGGCAGAAGGTTGAATCCGGCCAGCACTACGTTGATCCAGAAGAGGTTGAGTAAAAGGTTCCCGCTGACCCAGTGGAGGTCGGTCCACGATTCGACATGTCCACCGACGAGCAGGATCGCATAGAGGAGGAGGGCAAGGACGACGTTCACCGCGGGCCCGGCCAGAGCCACCAGCAGCTCCTGCCGGGGATCGTCGGGCATTCGCTCGAGCCGGGCGACCCCTCCGATCGGATAGAGCGTGATGTTGCGCGTCTGGATGCCGAACCGCTGGGCGGTCAAGGCATGGCCGAGCTCATGGAGCACGATGATGGCGAAGAGCGGAATCAGGAAAAGGACCGAGGAGATGGCGTCGGAAAGGCTCCCCCTGGGCGCATAGGCGCCGACCGCTACCCAGGCCACAAGAAGGAGGAAGGTGACGTGGACATAGATGCTGATTCCCCGGACGACACCGATTTTCCATGCCCATCGCATAACGCTAGCCCTTCACGCAGATCAGCGGCTCGACTCGAGCCACCCGATGGGCCAGCCCAGCCGCCTCGGCCGCCTCGACGACCGCTGAGACATCCTTATACGCTCCGGGGGCCTCTTCGGCTACTCCGCGGTGAGAGCGGGCGCGGATGAGGATGCCTCGGCGCTCCAGATCTCCCAGGAGCTCCTTCCCTTCCCAAGTCCGGGCCGCCTGGTTGCGGCTCATCCGGCGGCCCGCCCCGTGGACCGCCGAGGAGAAGGCTCTTGCCTCACTCTCCTGAGCCCCGGCGAGGATGTAGGAGCAGGTCCCCATGCTCCCTCCGATCAGAATGGGTTGTCCCCAAGGAGCGAAATCGACGGGAAGATCGGGGTGGCCCGGGCCTAGCGCCCGCGTCGCTCCCTTCCGATGGACAAAGAGCCGAAGGGGTCTTCCCTCGACAGAATGGATCTCCTCCTTGCAGGTATTGTGGGAGACGTCGTAGAGGAGGGCGAGGTGGCGATCGGGGAAGAATCGCCCAAAGACCTTCCGGATCAGATCGGTGAGAATCTGCCGGTTGGCCAGGGCGCAGTTGATGCCGGCGCGCATCGCTCGAAGATAGCGCTGGCCCAGCTCGGAAGAAAGGGGGGCGGAAGCGAGCTCCCGCTCCGGCAGCAGAAGCCCGAAAGCTTCCGCGGCGGCCGCCATCTCGCGCAGGAAGTCGGTGCCAATCTGGTGTCCCAGCCCTCGGGAGCCGCAGTGGAGGGAGATCACAAGATCGCCCGAGGCGAGGCCGTAGGCTCGGGCAATTTCCTCCTGATAGAGCTCGGTGACTTCCTGGAGTTCGGCGTAATGGTTTCCCGAGCCGAGCGTTCCCATCTCCTCCCGCCCGCGCCTCTTCGCTCCCCGAGAGACCGCGGCGGGATCGGCCCCATTCATGCAGCCCCGCTCTTCGATTCGATCGAGATCCTCAGGCTCGCCGAAGCCCGATTCGACCGCCCACTGCGCCCCGCCCCGGAGCATCGCGTCCATTTGGGAATCGTCCAGATGGATCTTCCCCCGGGCCCCGACTCCCGCCGGGATCTCCCGGGCCAGCGCCGCGGCGAGCTCCTCTTCCCGGCCGGCGATCGATCCTCTTGGCAAGCCCGTCAAGAGGGTTCGGACCCCGCAGGAGATGTCAAAGCCGACTCCTCCCGCCGAGATGACCCCTCCTTGCTCCGGGTCGAACGCAGCCACCCCGCCAATCGGGAACCCGTAACCCCAATGCGCGTCGGGCAGCGCATAGGCTGCCCGGACGATCCCCGGAAGCGAGGCGACGTTCGCAGCCTGCTCGGCAACCTTGTCGTCCATCTGCTCGAGCAGCGACCGGCTACCGTAGAAGATTGCGGGAACCCGCATCGTCCCCTGCGGAGGAAGCTCCCAGGCGGTCTCGGAGAGTTTCTGGAGGGGAGCAAGGTCCATGAGAAAGCGGAGGCGATTCCCCTGCTCTAGACATCGACGATGCACTGCGCGACCCATTCGCCGACTGGGTTGCGGAAGAGCCGCAGCTCGGTGTAGGTGGCTCCCTTCACCTCGACGGCCGGTTCGTGGCGTTCGGGGTCGATGGGCTCTCCCCATGCCTCGGCTTCGAGGCGATCCTCGTACAGCGCAACCAAAAATCGGGAAAAGAGCATCCGGCGGGTAGCCATCTCAAAAATTATGGCGTTGAGCCATTCGAAGAGCAGGGACTCCCCGCTCGGAGCGGTGCAGGCGATCGACACCGGCTCCCGCGGCACGACTAGCCGCGGATCGGTGATGACCGCCGTCAAGGCGAGTGCAGCTTGCACGAAGGCTTCTTCCCGGGAAGGACCGATGCCGCGAATCCCGACGTCGGCAACGTGGGGGAAGTGCTCCCAGCGCGCACGGGCAGTAGCGAGCGAAGATTGTGCGATCGCCACGGCGACGAGTCTCCCGCTTTCCTCTTAGGGAAGCAAGAGAATCGGGCAGAGGGCCTTCGCGCAGATGGATTCGATCTCCTCGGGTGGGAGGGGAGAGTCTCCGATCGAAAGCGCCAGCAGGCCAAGCCCTTCGTGCGCCGCGGCCGTCAAGATCCGCTGGGCCTTCGGAGGGATGCCGGTCCGGAGGGTCGAGGAGGGGGCGTCTTGGAGGAGCTCCTGGATTTCGGGATCGAGGGAGCCCCCTCCCCCCGGACCGAGCGAGAGCACGACGAGCTTTCCCGGGAAGTCTCGGGCCAGGGCCGCAACGAGCCGCAGGGTCCGGACTTCCGAAGGCTTTCCGGAATAGACGACCCCAAACGGGGGTTGGACCGGCGTCCCATCGGAGAGATAGAGAACGGCGGCTCCCGAGCGGGAGACGATTTCTCGAGCGAGAGCTTCTCCCCGCGTCGGGATGCCGACATAGAGCTGGGAGCGGAGGAGGAGAATCAGGTCGGTTGCCGAGGCGGCTTCCGAGAGGGCCTGAGAGGGGATGCCGCGGAGCACCTGAAAGGACCAAGGGATGCGCAGGCGCCGCGCCACGCTGCTCACCGCCTCCTGGGCCTGGGAGGCCAGAGTGCGCAAGGTTCGCTCGATCGTGGAGAGCTCGAGCTCGTGCCAGCAGGCGGAGTCGATCCCGATTTCGGAAGCGAAGGGAAGCCCAGCCAACCGGAGAAGGTTGCTATCCTCCAGGAACAGATAGGCGAGCTTGGCTTCAAAGCGCGCGGCAAGCTCGGCGGCCGCCTCCGCTCCCCCTTCGGAGAAGGCTTGGCCGAACAAGACGATCCGCTCGATCCTCACGTCTTTGCCTCGCCAGACGCAAGGGAGCGTGCCCTGCGGGCAAACTCGCCGAGCTTCCGTTCGACCCGTCCGTTGATGCTCTCATCCGGATAGCGGCCCTCTGGGTTCCGCTCTCCCGCGGGAAATCCTGTCAAGAGCTCCATGGCCTGGTCGACCGTCTGCACAGCATAGAGGTGAAAGAGCCCTTGCTCGACTTTTTCGAGCAGCTCCCGGCGGAGGACCAGATGGTCGACGTTGGCCGCTGGGACGATTACCCCCTGGTGACCCGTGAGGGTGCGTGCGCGGCAGAGGTCGAAAAAGGCCTCGACCTTTTCGTTGACGCCTCCGATCGCCTGCACTCGTCCTTTCTGGTTGATTGATCCCGTGATCGCCAGCGACTGCCGGATCGGGAGTTCGGCCAGCGTCGAAAGCAGAGCGCAGAGCTCCGCGCAGGAAGCGCTGTCCCCTTCGACCACCCCATAGGACTGCTCGAAGACGAGGGTCGCCGCGAGCGAAAGTGGTTCCTCCGGCACGTAGCGGCCCGCCAGGAATCCTGAAAGGATGAGGACCCCCTTGGAATGAATCGGACCCCCGAGCTTGGCTTCGCGCTCGATGTCTACCACCTTCCCGCCACCGAAGCGTACACGCGCGGTGATTCGGTTGGGATGGCCGATGAGCACGCCTCCCGCTTCGAGGACGGCCAAGCCATTGACTTGGCCTACGCTCTCTCCTTCGCTGTCGACCAAAAGGGTGCCACGCAGGACCTCTTCGCGGAGGCGCTCCCGGATCCGGCCCGAGCGTGCCTCCGCAGCAGCAACCGCCTTCTCGACGTGGGCTTGGGTGATGATCGGCGCCGAAGCATCCCGGGCCCAGAAGTCGGCTTCCTGGAGGAGATCGGTCATGGTTCGTCCACGCAGCGAAAGTTTCTTGGCGTCCGCCGCGATCCGGCTCCCTTCTTCCAGCAGGCGGGCCACCGCCCCGCGGTCCAGAGGCAGGAGATTCCCCTTACGAGCCTCGTCTGCCAGGAACTGCGCATAGGAGACCACGATCGCCTCGCTCCGGTCGACGTCCTCCTCGAAGTCGACGACGACCTTGAACAGCTCGGAGAACTCGGGGTCGAGCTCGTGCAGCAGGTAGTAGAGCGACCGCTCCCCGAGCAGGATCACCTTCAGCTCGAGCGGAATCGGTTCGGGCTCCAGCGAAACGGTGCTGAGGATCCCGAGAGCTTCGCCCAGCGGCTCGATCCGGATCTGCCGGCTGCGAAGAGCCCGCTTGAGCCCTTCCCAGGAGAAGGGATGGGAGAGGAGGCGGAGCGCATCGATGGCCAGGTAGCCCCCGTTGGCCTTGTGGAGCGAGCCCGGACGAATGAGGGAAAAGTCGGTGACCAGCGCTCCCATTTGCGCGATGTGCTCGACCGTGCCGAAGAGGTTCGAAAAGGTCGGATTCTCTTCCAGGACCACGGGGCAGCCCTTGGCCCCGCATTGATCGATAACGACGTTTACCCGGTAGCGGCGGAGGAAGGCGTCGACCGCATCAGGGCCGATGCCGGGAGGGATCATCCCTGGAGGCAAGGTGTCGGCTTCCTTGGGAATCCGGAAGTTTTCGGCGTTCTTGAGCGCATCTCTTTCGACCGACTCCAGGTGGGAGCAGATGGCCGGCATCTCCGCATACTTGGCCTTGAGCTCGTCGAGCAGGTTCGAGACCGTCGAGCGGACGAGCGAGCGGTTGAGCTCGCGCAGCTTCGCCTGCGCTTCCCTCCGCCACTTGGGAATCTCCCGGATCACCTTGGTCAGCTCCTCCTGTAGAGCGGAGACCCGCGCCTGGATCTTCTCCTTTTCCTCATCCGGCAGCTTGGCGAAGCTTTCCGGGTCGAGCACCTCCCCGTTCTTGAGCGGAGCAAACGCGAAGCCGGCCGGCGTCTGGAGAAGGGCGATCGCGTCCTTTTGTGCGCGCTCCCGGAGGTCCGAGAAGGCCCGCTCCCGCCGCTCGTGGAAGCTCTGCTCGATGTCCTGGGTGCGCGCTCGGTATTCGTCACTGTCGAAAACCGCAGGAATGCCGACGCGCAGGTCCTCCACGAAGCGATTCATGTCCTCGGCGAACTCCCCCGCCTTTCCCGGCGGAAACGCGAGGGCCCTGGGCCGCCGTTCGTTCTCGAAGGCAAAGACGTAAGCCCAATCCCGGGGAATGGTCCGACCCCCCGACCGCTCCTCGAGGAAGCGGAGGACCAGGGAGCGCTTTCCGATCCCGCTCGGCCCCATGACGAAGAGGTTATAACCCGGCTGCTCCATGGCGACACCAAAGCGCACCGCTTCCATGGCTCGTGCCTGGCCCAGCACACCCGGACTCTCGCTCAGCTCCGCCGTCGTCTCGAAGGGAAGCCGGCTCGGGTCGATGCGGCGATCGAGAGCCTGGGCATCCAGGCGGAGGTCGGATCTCACAATGGCTTTTTCGGGAACAATCCTCTTCCTGTAAAGGGTTTTTGCAGCGACCGAGATCCGGAAGAGCGGAAATTTTCCTTCAAAAAAGACCGCGCCATCGCCTTCTTCGGGCGATATGGTTTTTCGTTCGGGCCCGCACCATGGAACGAGTCGTCCATCCAGCCATTCTCGGTCGGCTTTCGCCGGAAAGCCCCGAGGAGGAGCGGAGGCTCCGGGAGCTTCGCCGGATCCATCGCCTCATGGGGAACCTGGGCTGGTTCCGCCGTCAGGTGCGTCGGCGCGTAAAGGAGTTTACTCGCGGCATCGAAATCGGCCCCGGTGACGGGGTGCTCGGTCGACTGCTCTACTTGGATCCCAAGCTGCGGGACAAGCTGGCTTTGACGGGGCTCGATCGGAGCGCCCGTCCGGCGGCTTGGCCTCTTCCTTGGGAGTGGCGGCGGGAAGACGTGCGGGAGTTTGCCGGATGGGGAGACTACCCCTTGGTGGTAGCAAACCTCGTCTTGCACCGGTTCGTCGACGAGGATTTGGGAAAGGTCGGCAAGGCGCTCGATCAGTCCTGCCGGCTCCTGCTCGCGGTCGAGCCGGCTCGGCGCGAATTGCATCTGACCGAGCTCCGTCTCCTCCGGCCCTTTGGCCTAAGCCGAACCGCCTATGAGGAGAGCCGGGCCGCCGTCCGCGCGGGCTTCCTGGGGGGCGAGCTCGTGGAGGCCCTGGGGCTCTCGGTGAAGCATTGGAAACTCGATGTCGAGATCACCCTCCGTGGGGCCTACCGGCTGGTGGCCGAGCGCCATTGAGACAGGGGGAGCAGGATGGGGGGGGAAGGTCTCGGCCTTGCCGTCGAATCGAGGCGCTAGTACCGTCGAAACGGAAGGAGATGGCCATGACGACGACTCTCGGACCGCACACCGTGAAAGAGTGGCTTGCGACTCCCGTGGGAGAGCATTGGCAGCTGATCGATGGGAATCTGATCATGACCGAAGAAAGTTACGGGAATAGCCGGTTGGCAAAGGAGATCGAGCTCGAGATCGGATTTTACCTTCGGCAGGAGCCTCTGGGAACGATCGAGCGCAACGTCGCATTTCGTTTTCCTGGGATCGCAAATGCCGATCGCGAAGGAGTGGTTCCCGACCTCTGCTACATCCCGAGCGATGAGCTGAAAAAGGCCAATCTCAAAGCGAACGTCCAGGAAGGAGTTGTTCCGGCTCTTGTGATCGAGATTCTCTCTCCGTCGACCGAGAAGATCGACCTGGGACCCAAGGTGGCCATCTACCGGGAAGCCGGGGTTCAAGAATATTGGATTTTTGATTGGGAAGGGGAAACGGCGCGGATCTATCGTTTTGCGGAATCCGCTGAGAAGCCCGTCGCCGTCAAGAGCTTCGACGACACCTTGACTACGCCTCTGCTTCCCGGATTCTCCTTGGAGCTGCCGAAGATGCGAGCGGCGCTCGATGCCATACGGCGGCACGGGTAAGCCTCTTTCCGTCCGCCGCCGTCGCGGAGTCGAGCCGGAGCGCGGCTGCAGGCGGAAAGTTGAGCTTATCCTCGCCCCGGCCGGTCGCCCGGCGGGATTCGATGCGAGAGGCAAGGTGGAGCTGCCATTGCCCGCTCAGGTCCTAGGACTGATTCGCAGCCAGAGGGTGGCGGGTCCAGTTCCTTCGGGCAGATCCGCGGGATGAGGCAAAGGCGGCAGCGGCTCGACTTTCGCTCCCGCCCGCTCGCCAGCGCGGGACCCTTCGCGAAAGAGGTCATCGGGATGCCACGGCCCAAAGTTGGTCGAGAGCAGGAGAAGGGCGCCGGGCTCGCAGAGCGGGAAGAGCCCCGAGAGCAGTCCCGCGAGATCGCGGGGGAGCGAGAAGTCGCCGCCCTTCCGCCCGTGGGCGTAGGTCG from Methylacidimicrobium sp. B4 includes these protein-coding regions:
- a CDS encoding TonB-dependent siderophore receptor, coding for MKDPCSAWPSLSLCIAILSWLLLGQVAFSATDPSLSTEDDPLPSASQKAKPAALSPGTPPSGSQPVTLPAVTVTGVGTEESIVPSAQPNSSVYGIPIDVMDTPRNVVPISRGLAQSAGIGQFGYLDPLSTAMLAPAALTQINYGIASSPTIRGRNGLTLINGIEETLNNNSEQNIPWNYNMVESMDLVEGPSNAVFGATQVSGGYVNYTTKQPYFDQFRGYLWDTMGMYQEYMWGADIGGPIDKDKKLGYRFSYMGQENGSYYQYQRNDQQNFYLALGYHPDESYTVDFYGDLGTYDYTPMWGMINRPTQSLIDSGLYLPGALPPSQATTGLVNNPGAATYLGAPVGISRRDVLLNPTDGGYGTTGLMQVIQKIQVNEDLQIINNTFFWYHDDQWILHPIFYSESCRGDYEIDNRTECRLTFDIPHAEAQEEPKEGKALLGELRLHNLVDAGVELHYQKNLDYNSDSFIVLNSYSLVGQNPLLWNATLSKAFQARIGNPKAPFGGEWPIPGAPSGYYFEPANLAAGSTDCHYAAVSPFYQHSLEISDRLSLQVGARATGYFVSAETPPGTPAVLFTQLNTTQLAPLVTVGPVYRIFPWMSAYFDYNWGYVVNAADMGGFSPFFTGSQFRLLNELYEGGFKFNLLKNTLFASIDAFSQYTYLNNRTGPATPSTVTGFEASMTYQPDRHFWAKLGYAYMHGTEDWTSVGHGPPMYQTYSTALALQQNLPLNNSGLYPAGIYNFLGFPDQVMSGMVTYRTDTGLGVTVGGLVMSEQYLGYDYGTKIPTQFILNAALFYAAPRWEARLSFYNFTNEPYWLSFGMGANGTRTFNYEDIVPGMPFWVQGTVAYKF
- the sufU gene encoding Fe-S cluster assembly sulfur transfer protein SufU, yielding MELDELYREAILDHARHPRNFGDLQGCDRSAAAKNVSCGDAVRLSLRISPEKRIEEIRFSGSGCAISTASASLLTLAVRGKRIEEALQLVASVRRLLTGASEPQDQLSGDLAALAGVRRFPQRVSCAMLSWHALEDALRAGETNSA
- a CDS encoding SufS family cysteine desulfurase — protein: MRPPEELRTDFPALSQAAHGHPLAYLDNAATTQKPKAVLDTVRSFYEKDYANVHRGLYDLSIRATEAFESSRRRVADFIGAASPEEIVFTRGTTEAINLLASTAGRSLLQRGDGVLLTEMEHHANLIPWQMLGSLGIRLSFLPVEDEQGTVDWNRIEEMAKRHRVRLLAFTHVSNSLGKVNPAAEICARARSLGLLTLVDAAQSAGHQRLSVREIGCDFLAFSGHKMCAPTGIGILYGRQELLSALPPYQTGGEMIAEVRLDQSSWKAPPHRFEAGTPNIGGAIGLRAAIDYLQSVGLDMVEKHTSSLAAYAASGLASIPGIRILGPRDHRAGIVSFVLEGVHAHDLVAFLDQEGLALRAGDHCNQPLLRKLGLAATARASFYLYNLREEVDRLVEAVEKTRRYFAG
- a CDS encoding carbonic anhydrase, which produces MASTLETILDANRRYAEGFGEKCNLAMPPARRFAILTCMDARLDPAKFAGLAEGDAHVVRNAGGRASDDAIRSLVISYKLLGTREWFVIHHSDCGMETFSDEVMRGLLAKSLDHAVLEADGWHDRGSGPGTSEGQYIDWLTIRNQEESVLEDVRRLRGHPLVPPWIPIYGFIYDVRSGGLLPVPAATKLGSAK
- a CDS encoding acetate/propionate family kinase — protein: MADPDKILTINSGSTSLKFALFQMASLERRLLSGKLEHLGAGEGLCEAHDAQGTTVWQERLPLPDHRAGLARFFSWLESVSPTSGLDAVGHRLVHGGPTFGAPRLLTSPVLQKLQDLSGLAPEHLPHELEAVRSIRKLQPDLPQVGCFDTAFHRSMPPWARTYALPLSLRREGLVRYGFHGISCEYLLSVLQTILPTERARGRIVLAHLGGGASMTAVREGKSVDTTMGFTPTSGLVMGTRCGDLDPGIVLYLLRERGLRLTTVARLLSEESGLLALSERSGEMRDLLCAEASDEKAAAAVEIFCYQARKFLGSLAAALGGLDLLVFSGGIGEHAPEIRERICSPLGFLGLQLDPERNQKNEPVISSEASPVEIRVVPTDEERMIARQTRALIRSGRASLEPEKLSADLTPLPRREEGHPFG